In Actinomycetota bacterium, the genomic stretch GCGCGCTACACCGACGCGCGCGTGCGCTGGGTCGCGTGCGATGCGCAACGACTGCCTTTCGCGCCCGGTTCGTTCGACGTCGTGAGTTCGCTGCAAGTGATCGAGCACTTCGCCGACACCGCCGCGCACCTGGCGGGCGTCGCACGCACGCTTGTTCCCGACGGCTGGCATTACGTCGCCACGCCCAACATCGACCTCATGAGTGAGGCCGAGCGCGACAACCCGTACCACCTGCGCGACTTCACAGTCCCGGAATTGCGCCGGGTGCTCACCGAACACTTCGCCGAAGTCGAGATCCTTGGGATGTTCTACCGCGAGGAGTCGCCGCGCGTGCGCGCGATGCGCGCGGCCGAGGCCGACGAGGACGCGGTGCGCCCCAAACTCGAGCGCGCCGAACGGCTGCTTGCGCGGATCCGCCCGACGGCTTTGCGGGTGCGCCTGCGACCGCTCGTGCGCGCGCTCACAGGCGTACCGCGGGTCGACGCGGACGCGGCGCGCAATGCGGTCCTTGCCGATGACTTCGAGGCGCGCGCGCCCGCCGAAGAAAGCTTCTGCCTAATAGGCCTCGCGCGCCGGCCACACCGCGTTTGACTGCGGCGGCAGATCTTCGACGTTCTCCTCGGCGCGACGTGACAACCACAGGAGCCACGCGAGCACCGCGTAGCGCACCCACACTGCCGCTTCGGTAAGCGTCAAGCGCAAGGCGGGATCACCCGCACTCAGAGGTGGGGCGGCAAGGAAGTACGCGCTGATCGCGAACCACACGGCCGCATCGGTAACGGCGAACGCCGCGAATGCATACCAAGGCATGCGCAACAGAACGAAGAACGGCAAGATCCACAACGAGTACTGCGGCGAGTAGACCTTCGCGGTCAGCAAGAAGATCACGAGAAGACCGAACGCAGCCGCATAGGGTCGCTGATGTTCTCGTTTCGCCTCGGCGCGAAGCAACAGCAACGCGCCTGCCGCGAACAGCAGTCCCGAAAGCACGCTGGTCGCTCTCGGATACGTGTCCGACCAGAAACTCCCCCCAAACAGCCCCGAGAGATGCCGGTAAAGGAAGTACCAACTGGTTTCGAAGTTTGGGAACCTCGTGGATTGAAACTTCCACGCGAACGCCCACCCGGTCGGATTCCACAGAAGCACCGGAAGGTTCGCCGCCGCGAAGATGCCGGCCGCCCATGCAATCATCCCGACGGGAGGTCGGCCGCGCTGTCTCCAGCGCGCAAGCGCGAGCGCCGGCAGGATGAGCCCTGGGAACAACTTCGCGGCAGCACCGAGCCCCAGCAGTGCTCCGGCGGTTCGATCGGCGCGCGCCCGAAACGCATACAGCCCGCCCACCATCGCCGCCACAGCGAGCAAGTCCCAGTTGTGGAACGCGTAAAGCACCACAGCGGGTGCGAGCGCAAAGAAGAACACGCGGCGCCGGTCGCGCGCCAGCGCCGCGAGCAGTCCGGCGGCGGCGAGTCCTGCGGCGGCGAGTCCTGCGGCGTTCGCCCGGAAGAACTCCTGTCCGCCGTGAACAACCTGCGCAATGGCTCCGACGAAGTAGCCGGTTACAACGGGGTATTCGAGGTCTCCGTCACCGCCGGTGTCCATCACGCCGTCGCCGTGAATGTAGGGAAACACGCGATCCTGAAGGCCGCGGAAGAAGTACAACGCGAACACGTCGTTGTAGCAGGACGTGCGGTACTGGTAACCGTCCCACTGGTGCGTCGTGCAGCGATCCTTCAGCAGCAGCCCGCCGAGCAGCGCAAGGGTCGTGGCAGCGAGCGCCGCTGAAACGGTGATCTTCTTAGTTCTTTCCACCCGACTCCTTCTCGCTCGGCGTGGCACTTGCGCTGAGGCCGGGCCTTGGGCTCGCGGACGGCGTCGGTGTCGGCGTCGGCGCTGGCGATACGAACGCAGCCGGGGACATCCCGGCGAGCGCGCGCCGCATGAACGTCTTCCATATCCTCGCGGGGAACGACGAACCTGTTACCGCCGCGACACCGCGCACGTTACGCATCGGGCGAGCAACGTCGGCGTATCCGTTCCACACCACCGTCGCGAGATCGGGCGTGTACCCCGCGAACCACGCGTCGGCGTGGTCTTGCGTTGTGCCGGTTTTGCCCGCCGCCGGACGTCCGATGCGTGCGGTCTTACCGGTCCCGTTCTCGATCACTCCCCGAAGCACGTCATTCACGGTGTCGGCGATCGCCGGGCGCAGCGCGACCGTCGATCCCGGGTCGGCGCGAAACAACACGGCGCCGTCGCGGCCGGTCACCATCTCCAGCATGTAAGGGTCTCGCTGCACGCCCCGCGCCGCGAACGTCGAGTAAACCGAAGCAAGCTCCAACGGCGTGACGTCGGCAGTCCCGAGCGCGAGCGATGGAAGCGGCGCCAGACGTGAGCGAATCCCCAGACGGTGGGCCGCATCGACAACCGCGTCCGGCCCGACCTTCAGGATCAACTGCGCGTACACCGTGTTCACGCTCAGTTCGGTCGCGCGGCGGAGTCGCATGGACTTCTCGCTATGCCCGTCGTAGTTGGCAACCGTCCACGGCTTACCGTCAGTCTTCAGCGTGATCTTGGCCGGAGCCGCAAAGACGGTTTCAGGTCCGATACCGAGTTCGAGTGCGGCCGCAAGAACCGCCGGCTTGAACGTGCTGCCCGGCTGGCGCCGCGCCTGCGTCGCGAGGTTCAGCTGGCGCGCGCCCCAATCCCGCGCGCCGATCATCGCGCGCACCGCGCCCGTACGAGGGTCGATTGCCACCAGCGCGACATCGGGATCGGAAGTCGCGTCGTACACCTCTCGCACGGCGGCCTCCGCGGCGCGCTGCATCCCGGCATCCAGAGTGACTGTGACGCGCGAGATCTCACCCGAATACATCGCGCGCGCGCCAAAGCGCCGCTCGAGTTCGCGGCGCACGTCCTCCAGGAAGTGCGGCGCCGTCCCCCCCGGCACGCGCGCGCGCACCTTCACCGCCGACTCGCGCGCGCCCTCGGCTTCGCCGACGGTGACGTGGTCGTCACGCAGCATGAACCCAATCACCGCGTCGCGGCGCGCGCGCGCAGTCTCCGGCGCGCGCGACGGGTCGTACGCCTCCGGCGCGCGAATGAGCCCGGCAAGCAAGGCGCTCTGCGCAAGCGTCAGCCGTCGAACGTGGCGCCCGAAGTACGTCTGCGCCGCCGCCTCGACGCCGTAGGCACCGCGACCGAAGTAGATCGTGTTCAGATACGCCTCAAGAATCTGATCCTTCGTGCGGGCGCGCTCGAGCTTCACCGCAAGCACTGCTTCCTTGACCTTGCGAGTCAAAGATTGCTCGTTGCCGACGAAAGCGTTCTTGACGTACTGCTGAGTGATCGTGCTTCCGCCCTGCCGAACACCACGTCCCAGCGCATTGGCAATCGCCGCGCGCACGATCGACGTCGGTCTCAATCCAGAGTGCTCGGCAAAGTGGCGGTCCTCTGTCGCGATCACCGCATGGCGGAGGTCTTCAGGGATCTGCGACAGCGGGACGGTGACACGGTCGGCCTCAGCGTGAATGCGCCCAAGTGCGCTGCCCCCGCGATCGAGCACCACCACCGACTCGGCCGTCGCGATCGAGTTCGGCTCCGGGACGTCGGCGAACTCGTAGAGGACGGCGATCCATCCCGCGGCTCCCAGAACCCCCACACCGACGAGGAACGCAACAAAGCGCCTCGCGCGGCGCGGCGGCTTCTCGGAAACGGCAACACGGCCTTTCGCGACCGGCTTCTTCGCGGACTTCGACGCGGGCTTCGCGCGGCCGCGCTCCGGCGTCTGTTTCACAGGAAGCCCCGCCGAACCCCCTGGACGAACAAGACCGCCAACCACCCGACAACGAGACACCCGATGACGACCACGGCGCGCACCGCGGAGGGATCGCGGAGCGGGAATCCCGGCGCGCGCAGCACCGACGCCGCACAATCGTTCGAGCGGCCCCGGGGAAGCCCCGCAGCGGCCACTCCTGCAGCGGCGACCACGAAGACGATCCCGAGTTCGTTGGGAATCGCAGGCAACGGAGCGACCACCAACCGCGATGCCCCGGACGCGAGCGCAGCCGTCGCAATCGCGGCAAGCGCTGCTCCCGGAGCTACGGCAATCGATGCGATGACGGCAGCCGGCGCGACAAACCACGCCGTCGACGCCGAAGTTCCACCTGCGGCTTCCCCGCGCGCGCGCATCCCCGAGACGCCTGCCTGCGCGAGCCAGACCAACGCCGCCGCAAGCGGCAGCGCAACCACAAACATCGGGCGATCACCCAGCGCGCGCGAGAAGGCGGCCGTGGCCACCAAAGCGGCACCGGGCAACGTTGCGCCCAACGGGGCCGCACCGACCGTCGGTGAAACCCATCCCTGCGCGCGGCCACCAACGACGATCACCGCGGCCAAGAACATCCCTGCGGCGAGCAGAACGGCGCCCTGCACCGCAGATGCTCCCGCAAGCCCGAAGGCCGCGACTACCATCGCGAACTGCGCGGTACCGGCCGCCGCGACTGATGACTCTCGCATCGCGTGGCGCGCGGCAACCGCGGCCGACAACGCCGCCGCGACCGCCATCACGGTCCCCCATTCGGAACCGGACGACGATACCCAGGCAACCAGCGCGAGCGCTTGCGCGCGCATCACGCCGAGAGCCACCGCCGAGATCGCCGTGTCTTCACCGAGCACATCGGCAAACCAGCGTGTTCCAGGGAACACTCCACCGCGCACGACCGCCGCCGTCAGCAGCGCCGCAGCTCCCGCACCGCGAGCCGGCGGCGGGACCCGCATCCCTTCCGCGGCGACGAGAACCAAACCGGTCACCGCCACAAGGTCGGACGCTGCGAAGCGAACGCAGGCCCGCAACCCGACGCGCGATCCGCGAACAAAGCACAACACGCCGAAACCCAGAGTCGAAGCGACGAGGAACGCCGCGAACGAGAACGTGTCGGCCGCCAGCAGCGACGCCACCCCCGCGGCTGCCGTCCCAAGAAACACGGTCCACCGATACGGAC encodes the following:
- a CDS encoding glycosyltransferase 87 family protein; the encoded protein is MERTKKITVSAALAATTLALLGGLLLKDRCTTHQWDGYQYRTSCYNDVFALYFFRGLQDRVFPYIHGDGVMDTGGDGDLEYPVVTGYFVGAIAQVVHGGQEFFRANAAGLAAAGLAAAGLLAALARDRRRVFFFALAPAVVLYAFHNWDLLAVAAMVGGLYAFRARADRTAGALLGLGAAAKLFPGLILPALALARWRQRGRPPVGMIAWAAGIFAAANLPVLLWNPTGWAFAWKFQSTRFPNFETSWYFLYRHLSGLFGGSFWSDTYPRATSVLSGLLFAAGALLLLRAEAKREHQRPYAAAFGLLVIFLLTAKVYSPQYSLWILPFFVLLRMPWYAFAAFAVTDAAVWFAISAYFLAAPPLSAGDPALRLTLTEAAVWVRYAVLAWLLWLSRRAEENVEDLPPQSNAVWPAREAY
- a CDS encoding PBP1A family penicillin-binding protein, producing MKQTPERGRAKPASKSAKKPVAKGRVAVSEKPPRRARRFVAFLVGVGVLGAAGWIAVLYEFADVPEPNSIATAESVVVLDRGGSALGRIHAEADRVTVPLSQIPEDLRHAVIATEDRHFAEHSGLRPTSIVRAAIANALGRGVRQGGSTITQQYVKNAFVGNEQSLTRKVKEAVLAVKLERARTKDQILEAYLNTIYFGRGAYGVEAAAQTYFGRHVRRLTLAQSALLAGLIRAPEAYDPSRAPETARARRDAVIGFMLRDDHVTVGEAEGARESAVKVRARVPGGTAPHFLEDVRRELERRFGARAMYSGEISRVTVTLDAGMQRAAEAAVREVYDATSDPDVALVAIDPRTGAVRAMIGARDWGARQLNLATQARRQPGSTFKPAVLAAALELGIGPETVFAAPAKITLKTDGKPWTVANYDGHSEKSMRLRRATELSVNTVYAQLILKVGPDAVVDAAHRLGIRSRLAPLPSLALGTADVTPLELASVYSTFAARGVQRDPYMLEMVTGRDGAVLFRADPGSTVALRPAIADTVNDVLRGVIENGTGKTARIGRPAAGKTGTTQDHADAWFAGYTPDLATVVWNGYADVARPMRNVRGVAAVTGSSFPARIWKTFMRRALAGMSPAAFVSPAPTPTPTPSASPRPGLSASATPSEKESGGKN
- a CDS encoding class I SAM-dependent methyltransferase — encoded protein: MSSTEDHSASPLGFTGERVLPDEPEWAWCFQAHKFGYDDLAARILPGARVLDVGCGEGYGAELLARRARLVIACDYSFEAVSHARARYTDARVRWVACDAQRLPFAPGSFDVVSSLQVIEHFADTAAHLAGVARTLVPDGWHYVATPNIDLMSEAERDNPYHLRDFTVPELRRVLTEHFAEVEILGMFYREESPRVRAMRAAEADEDAVRPKLERAERLLARIRPTALRVRLRPLVRALTGVPRVDADAARNAVLADDFEARAPAEESFCLIGLARRPHRV